The Nitrosospira lacus genome window below encodes:
- a CDS encoding HPP family protein gives MHRSPIARLLWCGLGAAAGIGLALLLTSPPASPFFFASLGGSAVFLFGLTRAPAAQPRALFGGHLGGALIGIACYQFFGDALWVYALAQVLVLWYMLLTGTVHPPAGANPIIMIYGHSSLSALWHPVFVGVLSLAVVAVIWSRMYPGLSPYPVAWLDRSPPSLFWGGWKE, from the coding sequence ATGCACCGTTCCCCTATAGCGCGTCTGCTGTGGTGCGGGCTTGGCGCGGCAGCGGGCATCGGCTTGGCGCTACTCCTAACCTCTCCCCCTGCATCTCCCTTCTTTTTTGCTTCGTTGGGCGGCTCCGCAGTGTTTTTGTTCGGCCTTACGCGCGCACCCGCCGCACAGCCGCGCGCCCTGTTCGGTGGCCACTTGGGCGGTGCGCTTATTGGCATCGCCTGCTATCAGTTCTTTGGCGATGCGTTATGGGTTTACGCGCTCGCCCAGGTGCTGGTCTTGTGGTACATGCTGCTCACCGGGACGGTACACCCACCGGCCGGTGCCAACCCCATCATCATGATCTACGGCCACTCCAGCCTATCCGCCCTGTGGCACCCGGTTTTCGTGGGCGTGCTTAGCCTGGCGGTGGTGGCGGTTATATGGAGCCGGATGTACCCCGGCCTCTCGCCTTATCCTGTTGCCTGGCTCGACCGCTCCCCTCCGTCCTTGTTCTGGGGCGGCTGGAAAGAATAG
- a CDS encoding ParB/RepB/Spo0J family partition protein, which translates to MKNTHVTPAIETGNIQRIAIKHLVKSPLNVRKKGSSGIGELAALIAAQGLIHNLVVTEQKKKNKKTGKYEVVAGGRRLDALNLLVAEERLSKESEVDCRIVGPEEALELSLTENSGREAMHPADLVMAYRNLTEAGLSPDEIAPRFGVSPLTVKRYLKLTHVSPTVFKLYAEDEMNFEQISALALTDDYELQERIWNSTPAWQRSGSTFRRLITGTEIDIRHSPLARFVGIEAYEAAGGLVRRDLFGKENEGYIQDAELLESLALEKLNQAVEAIKGEGHAWAQCHTTFDHLDRAEFVRARTIRREPTAGEQAAMDALDAEMEAIGAEFEGYDEETDEDGETYAALEKKSEAIQGKIAALNESLEEPDAADLAIAGVIVTVDHAGELRIERGLIRKEDAKKLPKEQGGETGLAASGQGEVARPVHSEKLTRMLTAHRSAAIQAEIMNRPEIALAALVHQLALQVFGSGYRANRIVQVNIEQTYLKKDAENIGQSRAAIAIEEKRVYWTERIEAAGQGGKTLFGWLLEQDLADLHDLLAFCTAVSLNTVSGRENAPSDGVAAIMTALSLDMADWWEPTPENYLLHVSKDRIIEVVGEAVSPQMAQTMTKMKKGELVESANAKLSGLRWLPDTFKAG; encoded by the coding sequence ATGAAAAATACCCACGTCACCCCAGCCATTGAAACTGGCAACATACAGCGCATTGCCATCAAGCACCTTGTTAAATCGCCTTTGAATGTCCGCAAGAAAGGGAGCAGCGGCATAGGCGAACTGGCCGCATTGATTGCCGCGCAAGGGCTGATACATAATCTGGTTGTAACCGAACAGAAAAAGAAGAACAAAAAGACCGGAAAATATGAAGTCGTCGCCGGTGGACGGCGACTGGACGCACTGAATCTATTGGTGGCCGAGGAACGGCTATCAAAAGAGAGTGAAGTGGATTGCCGCATCGTGGGGCCGGAAGAAGCACTGGAACTGAGCCTGACGGAAAACTCAGGGCGCGAAGCCATGCACCCCGCCGATCTCGTCATGGCCTACCGCAATCTGACTGAGGCGGGACTGTCGCCGGACGAGATTGCCCCGCGCTTTGGCGTATCTCCCTTGACGGTCAAGCGTTACCTCAAGCTCACCCACGTTTCCCCGACCGTCTTCAAGCTGTATGCGGAGGATGAAATGAATTTCGAGCAGATATCCGCGCTGGCGCTGACCGACGACTATGAATTGCAGGAGCGCATCTGGAACAGTACGCCCGCATGGCAGCGCAGCGGATCAACCTTCCGGCGATTGATTACCGGAACCGAGATCGATATCCGGCATAGCCCGCTTGCGAGGTTCGTTGGAATCGAAGCTTACGAGGCCGCAGGGGGATTAGTACGGCGCGACCTTTTTGGGAAAGAGAACGAAGGTTATATACAGGATGCCGAACTGCTGGAATCGCTTGCGCTGGAAAAACTCAATCAGGCGGTTGAAGCCATCAAGGGCGAGGGTCATGCATGGGCGCAATGCCACACCACGTTCGACCATTTGGACAGGGCTGAATTCGTGAGGGCGCGAACCATCAGGCGTGAGCCAACCGCCGGGGAACAGGCCGCAATGGATGCGCTGGATGCCGAAATGGAAGCCATCGGGGCCGAATTTGAGGGATACGACGAGGAAACGGACGAGGATGGCGAAACCTATGCTGCGCTGGAAAAAAAGAGTGAAGCCATACAGGGAAAGATAGCGGCATTGAATGAATCGCTGGAAGAGCCGGACGCCGCCGACCTTGCCATCGCGGGTGTCATCGTGACGGTTGACCATGCGGGGGAGTTGCGCATCGAGCGGGGTTTGATCCGCAAGGAGGACGCGAAGAAGCTACCGAAAGAGCAGGGCGGGGAAACAGGGCTGGCAGCAAGCGGACAGGGCGAGGTGGCGAGACCCGTGCATTCGGAAAAGCTCACGCGCATGCTCACCGCGCACCGCAGCGCGGCGATTCAGGCAGAAATCATGAACCGGCCGGAAATTGCGCTGGCGGCACTTGTACATCAACTGGCCTTGCAGGTTTTCGGGAGCGGCTACCGGGCTAACCGGATCGTGCAGGTCAACATCGAGCAAACCTACCTCAAGAAGGATGCGGAGAACATCGGGCAGAGCCGCGCAGCGATAGCCATCGAGGAAAAACGTGTGTATTGGACAGAGCGTATCGAAGCGGCAGGGCAGGGCGGCAAGACGCTGTTCGGGTGGCTGTTGGAGCAAGACCTTGCAGACTTGCACGACCTGCTGGCGTTTTGCACGGCGGTCTCATTAAATACCGTATCGGGGCGGGAGAATGCGCCATCGGATGGCGTGGCGGCGATCATGACCGCCTTGAGCCTGGACATGGCCGACTGGTGGGAACCCACGCCGGAGAACTACCTTTTGCATGTATCCAAAGACCGGATTATTGAAGTGGTGGGAGAGGCGGTTTCCCCTCAAATGGCGCAGACCATGACGAAGATGAAAAAGGGTGAGCTGGTAGAGTCCGCGAATGCGAAACTGTCCGGCTTGCGCTGGTTGCCGGATACGTTCAAGGCAGGATGA
- a CDS encoding type IV secretory system conjugative DNA transfer family protein codes for MTTQFNNAIGPQVRGVAAKSSRLIPVLAIGVLLGGLSAATQYFAHTFQYHASLGGHIGLIYPPWMILEWLLKWGEHYPHQFTHAGSVGMMVTAAGLLILLAIKTMSARTVKPNPYLHGSARWAGRKDIEAAGLMPRPSSLFEKLRGKEKRAPAGVYVGAWMDKQGRQHYLRHNGPEHILCYAPTRSGKGVGLIVPTLLSWPESTVITDLKGELWALTAGWRQKHAHNKVLRFEPAASSGSVHWNPLEEIRLGTEHEVGDVQNLATLIVDPDGRGLESHWQKSAQALLVGVILHALYKASGTHPKPSLSDIDALFADPERDITELWMEMHQVSHDSGSNHRIISATARDMMDRPDEEAGSVLSTVKSYLSLYRDPVIRENIGDSHFHIRDLMQHAHPVSLYIVTRPTDKARLRPLLRILLNMIVRLLADRMEFEKGRAKAHYRHRLLMMLDEFPSLGKLEILQESLAYLAGYGIKCYLICQDINQLRSRTGYGPDETVTSNCHIQTAFPPNRVETAEHLSKLTGQTTITKEQVTQGGKHSSRTTQEIQRSLLTVDECLRMPGPVKAVKDGQDVIEEAGDMIVYVAGFPAIYGRQPLYFQDRIFQARAEIPAPSQSDRLN; via the coding sequence ATGACAACGCAATTCAACAACGCGATCGGCCCGCAAGTAAGAGGGGTTGCGGCCAAATCCTCCCGGTTAATCCCAGTGCTAGCGATAGGCGTGCTGCTGGGCGGATTGTCCGCCGCCACGCAATACTTTGCGCATACCTTTCAGTATCACGCATCACTGGGCGGCCACATCGGCTTAATTTACCCGCCCTGGATGATCCTCGAATGGCTCTTGAAGTGGGGGGAGCACTACCCGCATCAATTCACGCATGCCGGCAGCGTGGGCATGATGGTGACCGCGGCGGGGCTCCTCATCCTGCTTGCCATCAAAACAATGAGTGCGCGCACGGTCAAGCCCAATCCGTACCTGCACGGCTCAGCGCGTTGGGCCGGGCGCAAGGATATCGAAGCGGCGGGGCTGATGCCGCGCCCATCCTCTCTATTTGAGAAGCTACGCGGCAAGGAAAAGCGGGCACCTGCCGGCGTGTATGTTGGCGCCTGGATGGATAAGCAGGGCAGGCAACATTACTTGCGCCACAACGGGCCGGAACACATCCTGTGCTATGCGCCGACCCGCTCGGGCAAAGGCGTAGGCTTAATTGTTCCCACGCTGCTTTCGTGGCCGGAAAGTACGGTGATCACCGACCTGAAAGGGGAACTGTGGGCGCTGACTGCCGGCTGGCGGCAGAAGCACGCGCACAACAAGGTATTGCGTTTCGAGCCGGCTGCGAGCAGCGGCAGCGTGCACTGGAATCCGCTGGAAGAGATCCGGTTGGGCACGGAACACGAAGTAGGCGACGTGCAGAACCTCGCCACCTTGATCGTGGATCCGGATGGGCGCGGACTGGAGTCCCACTGGCAGAAATCAGCGCAAGCCTTGCTGGTGGGCGTGATCCTGCATGCCCTGTATAAAGCGAGCGGCACGCACCCCAAACCATCACTATCCGATATCGACGCCCTGTTTGCCGATCCCGAGCGTGACATTACCGAACTGTGGATGGAAATGCACCAGGTTAGCCACGATAGCGGAAGTAACCACCGCATCATCAGCGCAACCGCCCGGGACATGATGGACCGGCCGGATGAGGAGGCCGGTTCGGTGCTGTCCACGGTGAAATCCTATCTGTCGCTCTACCGTGATCCGGTCATCCGGGAAAATATCGGCGATTCGCATTTTCACATCCGCGATCTGATGCAGCATGCGCACCCGGTCAGCCTTTATATCGTCACGCGCCCGACCGACAAGGCGCGGCTGCGCCCCTTGCTGCGCATCCTGCTCAACATGATCGTGCGCCTGCTGGCCGACCGCATGGAATTCGAGAAGGGCCGCGCCAAGGCCCACTACCGGCATCGGTTGCTCATGATGCTGGACGAATTCCCGAGTCTGGGCAAGCTTGAAATCCTGCAAGAGTCATTGGCCTATCTGGCGGGCTACGGCATCAAGTGCTACCTCATCTGCCAGGATATCAATCAGCTCAGATCACGCACCGGCTACGGCCCGGATGAGACCGTGACTTCGAACTGCCACATTCAAACTGCGTTTCCGCCTAACCGCGTGGAAACCGCCGAGCATCTATCCAAACTCACTGGCCAGACTACCATCACCAAGGAGCAGGTCACCCAAGGAGGGAAACATTCTTCGCGTACTACGCAGGAGATCCAGCGCTCCTTGCTCACCGTGGATGAGTGCCTGCGCATGCCAGGGCCGGTGAAGGCAGTCAAGGATGGCCAGGATGTGATCGAGGAAGCCGGCGATATGATTGTGTACGTGGCGGGTTTTCCGGCCATCTACGGCAGGCAGCCGCTTTACTTTCAGGATAGGATTTTTCAGGCGCGCGCCGAAATTCCCGCACCCAGCCAGAGCGACCGGCTGAATTAG
- a CDS encoding beta/gamma crystallin domain-containing protein — protein MSILIKNSRNFLSAAAVVFGICVATGNVYAQQSSDKTKADKSMSADKNKPTSKSGKRDGEMIVEVPVIVMVPVQVSKNLAMDKGCWVKLYDKKNFEGDSLLLIGPINVAKMIDPFGSNWENKVRSLETGPNANLTIYDNRNFRDEDKFIDPDKRIPDLSKKMGFFDNFRSMMLSCI, from the coding sequence ATGAGTATTCTGATAAAGAACTCCCGTAATTTCCTCTCTGCCGCCGCTGTGGTGTTTGGTATATGCGTGGCGACGGGTAATGTTTACGCACAGCAATCCTCTGATAAAACCAAAGCGGACAAGTCGATGTCCGCGGACAAGAATAAACCAACCTCAAAGTCGGGAAAAAGGGACGGGGAAATGATCGTCGAGGTACCGGTAATCGTGATGGTTCCCGTGCAGGTTTCGAAAAATCTTGCAATGGACAAAGGTTGCTGGGTGAAGTTGTACGACAAGAAGAATTTTGAAGGCGACAGTTTGCTGTTGATAGGCCCCATCAATGTGGCGAAAATGATCGATCCGTTTGGTAGCAATTGGGAAAATAAGGTTCGTAGCCTCGAGACCGGTCCCAACGCTAATCTAACTATTTATGACAATCGTAATTTCCGGGATGAGGACAAATTTATCGATCCGGATAAAAGAATTCCGGATTTATCCAAGAAAATGGGGTTTTTTGACAATTTCCGGTCAATGATGCTCAGTTGTATATAG
- the traF gene encoding conjugative transfer signal peptidase TraF, with protein sequence MPTMTTQERIGRILAVAGVTFVVLGLACFAAGGRFNSTRSIPLGLYWLTDDPVKKGEYVIFCPPISPLFDKARARGYIAAGFCPGDYGFMMKRVLAGADDLVVVAGEGVSINGKSLSASMPLEADKAGRAMPRYPSGTYTLGKSELLLMSDMSATSFDGRYFGPVDLSQIKGVIRPVITF encoded by the coding sequence ATGCCAACTATGACAACGCAAGAGCGCATTGGCCGCATCCTCGCTGTCGCTGGTGTGACTTTTGTGGTGTTGGGACTGGCCTGCTTTGCGGCAGGCGGACGGTTCAATAGCACCCGCAGCATTCCTCTTGGCCTGTACTGGCTGACGGATGACCCGGTCAAGAAGGGCGAGTACGTGATCTTTTGCCCGCCTATATCGCCCTTGTTCGACAAGGCTCGGGCGCGCGGGTACATTGCCGCCGGATTCTGTCCCGGCGACTATGGCTTCATGATGAAGCGCGTCCTGGCAGGAGCCGATGACTTGGTAGTCGTAGCAGGGGAGGGCGTTAGCATCAACGGGAAATCCTTGTCGGCCAGCATGCCCCTGGAAGCAGATAAGGCGGGCAGGGCCATGCCGCGCTATCCATCGGGTACTTATACCTTGGGTAAATCCGAATTGCTGCTCATGTCGGACATGAGCGCCACATCCTTCGATGGCCGGTATTTCGGGCCGGTAGATCTTTCTCAGATCAAGGGTGTGATCCGGCCAGTTATTACATTCTAA